A part of Bacillus rossius redtenbacheri isolate Brsri chromosome 1, Brsri_v3, whole genome shotgun sequence genomic DNA contains:
- the LOC134528552 gene encoding cytochrome c oxidase subunit 5B, mitochondrial-like: MAFLCRRVVQLSCRNFSISSVQCAKKLMGDPMELATGLEKRELLAELAGNDDPFNMKLMKRGPGTKENPNLIPSAFDARIIGCICEPEAQHIKWMWLHKGEPKRCSCGSWYKLQETTPI, encoded by the exons ATGGCGTTCCTATGCAGACGAGTTGTTCAGCTTTCTTGCAGAAATTTTTCTATTTCCTCAGTACAATGCGCCAAGAAAC TAATGGGAGATCCAATGGAATTGGCCACGGGATTAGAGAAGCGTGAACTCTTAGCAGAACTCGCTGGAAATGAT GATCCCTTTAACATGAAGCTAATGAAGCGCGGCCCCGGCACGAAGGAGAACCCCAACCTGATTCCCTCGGCATTCGATGCGCGCATCATCGGCTGCATCTGCGAGCCGGAGGCGCAGCACATCAAGTGGATGTGGCTGCACAAGGGCGAGCCGAAGCGCTGCTCCTGCGGCAGCTGGTACAAGCTGCAGGAGACCACGCCCATCTAA